Within the Rhodopirellula bahusiensis genome, the region CTGAGTGACCCCCGGGATTTCATACTCAATGGGGTCTTCCACCGTGATCACGTTCCCGCCGCGAGTTGCCATTAACTCGGTGATCGACGTGTAAAGTGTCGTTGATTTGCCACTTCCCGTTGGCCCGGTCAACAGTATCAGGCCGCTTGGACTTTGCAGGGCTGATGAAAAGTGAACCATCTCGCGTTCTGCCATGCCCAGATTCGCCAGTGACAGTTCACTGTGCATCGGAGCCAGCAAACGGAGTGTCACTCGTTCTCCATAACGGGTTGGAATCGTAGCGACGCGAACGTTGATTTTTGGCAGTTGTGCGTCCGCTGCAATCGAGAAGCGACCGTCTTGAGGGGCACGCTTCTCGGCGATGTTCAGGCCTGCGAGGACCTTGATCCGGCTTGCTACACCCGCCTGCAGCTCGAGATCGATGTGCCGGAAAGTCTCCAAGATTCCGTCGACGCGAAAACGACATTCCAGCGAAGTTTCACTTGGGACGAGATGAATGTCTGACGCTCCGCGCAAGCAGGCTGCTCTGATCAACTCGGAGCAAACCTTCACGGTTTCGCAAGATTCATCCTCCGTGTCGTCCGAAATGCCTGCTTCAGCCCGAACGTGCACCTGTCCGAGCACACGTCGCATCGAATCTCTGTCGGCGCGAACGAACTGAATGGGTGACTTGATTTTGGTTGTCACGAAACGCCGAACGGCTGCAAGTCGCGGATTGCATGTGGCGACAATCACTTGATCGTCGATCTTACAGAGTGCAATCGTTTGAAACCGGCGTGCTCCCGCGGCAGGTAAAACACGGGACCAGAACGGGTCAATTTTCACTCGCTTCAGATCGATCTCTTCCAAGTCCGCCAGGCATTCGGTCGTTGGTGCTGTTGTGGTACTCATGGCACAACCTCCGAGAAGCCGACTACCAATTCCCACTGACAAGGCATCGAAGTCGATGTGCGTGTCATGGTGAGTTCGGTGACAGCCAGGTTGGGCAACGTTGTTTCGATGACCTTC harbors:
- a CDS encoding GspE/PulE family protein, encoding MSTTTAPTTECLADLEEIDLKRVKIDPFWSRVLPAAGARRFQTIALCKIDDQVIVATCNPRLAAVRRFVTTKIKSPIQFVRADRDSMRRVLGQVHVRAEAGISDDTEDESCETVKVCSELIRAACLRGASDIHLVPSETSLECRFRVDGILETFRHIDLELQAGVASRIKVLAGLNIAEKRAPQDGRFSIAADAQLPKINVRVATIPTRYGERVTLRLLAPMHSELSLANLGMAEREMVHFSSALQSPSGLILLTGPTGSGKSTTLYTSITELMATRGGNVITVEDPIEYEIPGVTQVEVDSAEKVTFLGALRSILRHDPDIIMLGEIRDAETAELAIKASLTGHLVFSTLHTNNAAGVVTRLIDMGVQPFLVAATLRMAIAQRLVRKLCPHCRVPATLSRTEAAALGIPSAEGTGAFRSQGCVYCAGRGFIGRTAIFEMLRGGAELSDLISGGASESELHQHMQTTDACLFSDDGLQKIQAGDTTAEQIIRGVATW